The window GCGTTCGAGCCCGAGGGGCAGAACGGGCTGAAGCTGCGCATGGTGGAGACCGACCCCGAGGCGCACGACCGGTTCTACAACGTCATCTCCAACCCGCTGCTCTGGTTCGTCCAGCACTACCTCTGGGGTCTCAGCACGGCGCCCGACATCACGCCGCGGGAGACCGAGGCCTTCCACCACGGGTACGTCCCGGTGAACGAGGCGTTCGCCGACGCCGTGGTGGCCGAGGTGGAGGCACGCGACGGGCGGGTCGTGGTGATGGTGCAGGACTACCACTTCTACCTGCTCCCCCAGCTGGTCCGTGAGCGCTGCCCCGAGGTGTTCCTCCACCACTTCGTGCACATCCCCTGGCCCCAGCCCGACGCCTGGCGGGTCCTGCCGCCGGCGATGCGGGAGGCGGTCCTCCTCGGGATCCTGGGCAACGACGTGGTCGCCTTCCACACCGAGGCGTACGCCCGGAACTTCCTGCTCGGCTGCCAGGAGCTGCTCGGGCTGGAGGTGGACCTCAAGCGGCTCAGCGTCCAGTACGACGACCGCACGGTGCGCGCCCGCTGGTACCCCATCTCGGTCGACGCCGCCGAGTTCGAGGCGCGGGCGGCGTCGCCCGCCGTCCGCGAGCACGAGGAGCGCCTCCTGGAGCGGCGCCGGGACCACCTGATCCTGCGGGTGGACCGGGCCGACCTGAGCAAGAACATCGTGCGCGGCTTTCGCGCCTACGACGCCCTGCTCGACGCCCACCCCGAGCTGCGCGAGCGGGTGACGTTCCTCGCCCTGATCCAGCCCAGCCGCCAGGACGTGGACGCCTACGTCGAGTACCTGGAGCGCATCCGCCGCGTGGTGGCCGACGTCAACCTCAAGCACGGCACCTCGGACTGGCAACCGATCGACCTCCGCCTGGGCGACGACCTCGACCGGGCGGTGGCGGCCTACAAGCTCTTCGACCTGCTGGTGGTGAACGCCATCTTCGACGGGATGAACCTGGTCGCCAAGGAGGCGGTCCTGGT of the Acidimicrobiales bacterium genome contains:
- a CDS encoding trehalose-6-phosphate synthase, whose translation is MTDIDPSGDGDEDVAVVLVSNRGPVEFGRENGERTSKRGGGGLVTALSSLSGRLDDVVWVCGALSDEDAVVSRERGGKAFEPEGQNGLKLRMVETDPEAHDRFYNVISNPLLWFVQHYLWGLSTAPDITPRETEAFHHGYVPVNEAFADAVVAEVEARDGRVVVMVQDYHFYLLPQLVRERCPEVFLHHFVHIPWPQPDAWRVLPPAMREAVLLGILGNDVVAFHTEAYARNFLLGCQELLGLEVDLKRLSVQYDDRTVRARWYPISVDAAEFEARAASPAVREHEERLLERRRDHLILRVDRADLSKNIVRGFRAYDALLDAHPELRERVTFLALIQPSRQDVDAYVEYLERIRRVVADVNLKHGTSDWQPIDLRLGDDLDRAVAAYKLFDLLVVNAIFDGMNLVAKEAVLVNEHDGVLALSENTGAHEELGAFALTLHPFDIHQQAEAFHEGLMMDRAERRERLAACVGVIRNNDIGKWLREQLREVRRLRDETAG